One Diabrotica virgifera virgifera chromosome 3, PGI_DIABVI_V3a genomic window carries:
- the LOC114324239 gene encoding bombyxin F-1-like produces the protein MHLQYTLIFIFINLYCFTCSPYYINSLSKRETPKKYCGSRLTSAMNLVCRGRYYGPNNKRSTHNDLKNMKSDFLDTIDSDYSNTDVIYPYVSTDPVFSLLLPKKIQKSFGIVNECCYNPCTTDTMSQYCALN, from the exons ATGCATCTTCAATACACCCTCATCTTTATTTTCATCAACCTCTACTGTTTTACATGCTCACCATATTACATAAACAGTCTTTCAAAACGTGAAACACCAAAAAAATACTGTGGCAGCAGACTAACATCTGCGATGAATTTGGTATGTCGAGGAAGGTATTACGGGCCGAATAACAAAAGAAGTACAC ataacGATCTAAAGAACATGAAGAGTGACTTTTTGGACACCATCGACTCAGATTACAGCAACACCGATGTAATTTATCCTTACGTTTCAACCGATCCAGTATTCTCTCTTCTTCTTcccaaaaaaattcaaaaatcatttgGAATTGTCAATGAATGCTGCTATAATCCTTGTACAACGGATACCATGAGTCAATATTGTGCACTCAACTAG